CTACGGAGCGGATGCCATTTGTCCATATCTGGCTTTCGAACTGGCACAGGCTCTGAGAGACGACGGAGTAATTGGGCCCGAGGTCAACGACAAGCAGATCTATGCCGCTTATGCCCAAGCTATTGATACGGGAATTGCCAAAgtaatggccaaaatgggcATCAGCACTTTGCAGTCCTACAAGAGCGCCCAGATCTTTGAGGCTGTGGGATTGGGCTCCGACCTGGTGACCAAGTGCTTCCGTGGCACCCAAAGTCGCATCGGTGGAGTCACCCTGGAGATTCTGGCCAAGGAGGGCCTTCAACGCTATCAACTAACCTATGGAAAGGCAACGCCGGACACCCGCATCCTGCGGAATCCTGGCCAGTACCACTGGCGTCACGGTGGCGAGGCTCACATCAATGAGCCATCCTCCATTGGCAGCCTGCAGGAAGCGGCCGTAAATAAGAATCTGGATGCATTTGAAGCCTTTAAGAAAACCACTTTGGATAGTGTGAAGAAGTGTGCTCTGCGAGGACAGCTGGAGTTTGTCACAGACCGTCAAAGTATAGATATCTCCGAGGTGGAGCCCGCCAGCGAGATTGTCAAGCGGTAAGTACGAGTCCGCATGTAAATCTTCAGATGTTCAagattatttgtatatttgcgACTCCTAAAGATTTGCCACTGGTGCCATGAGCTTTGGCAGCATCTCCCTGGAAGCTCATCAAACTCTTTCGATCACCATGAATCGCATCGGTGGCAAGAGCAACACTGGTGAAGGTGGCGAGGACTCAGATCGTTATTTAAGTGAGTCATCAAGTATAACCCTATACGATAATAaattaatcaatatttatttgttatcaTTTGCTTTGCAGACCAAGATCCAAACCACAGCCGTCGGTCAGCCATCAAGCAGGTGGCCTCGGGACGTTTTGGCGTAACCGCATCTTACTTGGCTAATGCCGATGATCTGCAGATCAAAATGGCGCAGGGAGCCAAGCCGGGTGAGGGTGGTGAGCTACCGGGTTACAAGGTGACCAAGGATATTGCCAAGACCCGAAAGTCCGTACCCGGAGTGGGCTTAATCTCGCCTCCTCCTCATCACGATATCTACTCCATCGAAGATCTGGCTGAGCTGATCTATGACCTTAAGTGCTCCAATCCGAATGCACGCATCAGTGTAAAGTTGGTGTCCGAAGTGGGCGTTGGTGTCGTCGCTTCCGGTGTTGCCAAGGTAGGTTTGGAATGCCTTAGAAATGAAAGAAGTCTCTTAAACAACTGTTTTAATACAACAGGGCAAAGCCGAGCACATTGTAATTTCTGGACATGATGGTGGTACCGGAGCTAGCTCTTGGACGGGCATTAAAAATGCTGGATTGCCCTGGGAACTGGGTGTGGCCGAGACGCATCAGGTGCTGGTGCTAAATAATCTACGATCACGGTAAGTTTCCGACCAGGAGAAGCCGGCACAGAGCCATTACCGCTCTCTCCTCTTGTTGTTACTAATCATGAACCGATACATTACTGAAGTGCCTGGTTATCCAGATGACAGCGTTGGAAAACCTGTTCAGAACATGTATTCCCAAAAGCAGAGATCCATTGATCATCGGAAAGTTGGGCTGATCCCCCTACACAACCCCATTGAAACTCCTCGTACATGTggccagtgggcggtgggcaggAGGACGATGACACGGCGGTTGGGGAAGGCGAATCTTGTCCAGCGGAAGAGCGCTCAATAAGAGTTTCCATTGCTTGAAATCTGACAATTGAAAGAAGTCTCGATTGCGAACCCATGGACATGATCCAGTGTGAGGAAACGGATAAAGTGAAAGATCGATCCATTCAAAATGAAGAAGTAGCCTATTCTTTGGACAGAGACCTTTGAAGTAATGAGTATCACTGAACTGATCCACAGATCTTAGCTACAGAAACCCGCTTCCAAACAGCTGTAAAACACGATTCGATCGATCCAGTCCAAATCCAAACTCCAGTCCACTCGCtctactccactccactcacTCGCTCACTCGATCACGATCGTCGCGCTGTGCTCCATTCGTAATTTCTTCTCATTACATTGATTCTTACCAGGGGTTGAATTTGCTAACGTTGCCTTCCTTTTTATGTCGTGTCTTCCCACTATTAACGGTCTGGATCTGGATTTGTTTGGATGAACCTTCTCTAGTGTGATTGTTCAGGCCGATGGACAGCTCCGCACAGGATTCGATGTGGTGGTGGCAGCTTTGCTGGGTGCTGATGAGTTTGGTTTCAGTACTGCTCCTTTGATCGTCATGGGTAAGTTCTAAACATTACTTTTATACGTCTTTCATTTTACAAATGTTATAATTCTTTAAGGCTGTACCATGATGCGCAAGTGTCACTTGAACACCTGTCCCGTGGGCATTGCCACTCAGGATCCGGAGCTGCGCAAGAAGTTCACGGGTAAACCAGAGCATGTTATTAACTTCTTCTTCATGTTGGCCGAGGATGTAAGCTCCTTTTTTCCATGGCTTGTATAATTTAAACTAAGCCGCTTATAATTCCTTTAGATTCGCAAAATTATGGCTGGACTGGGCATTCGAAAGTTCCAGGACCTGATTGGTCGCACCGATCTATTGCGCGTGGCCAGTCAACGCGATGCCAAGGCTAGTAACCTGGACCTCAAGTTGCTCCTGCAGCCAGCTTTGGAACTGCGTCCTGGCACGAACATCGTTGGAGGTTCCGTAAAGCAGGACTTCCAGCTGGAGAAGCGTTCCGACAACGAACTAATTGCCAAGGCTCAGCAAATATTCAGTGGAGCAGACGATAATGTAACCGTCAAGATGCGCATCCATAATGAGGAGCGAGCCTTCGGTTCTACTCTGAGCTACCATATTGCATGGTAGGATTACGGATATTAACAAGGTGATCATAATCTAATTTGGTATCCTCTACAGCAAATACGGAGAGGCTGGCTTGCCCGCTGGCAAGAGCATCGATATCTTCCTGGAGGGATCCGCTGGTCAGAGCTTCTGCGCTTTTCTGGCGCGTGGTGTTAATGTGACATTGAAGGGTGATGCCAACGATTATGTGGGCAAGGGTCTTTGCGGTGGCAATGTTGTCATCACTCCACAGGATACGGTTCCCTTCGAATCACATCTGAATGTGATCGTGGGCAACGTTTGCCTGTATGGAGCTACCGAGGGAACCGCATATTTCCGCGGTATTGCTTCCGAGCGCTTCTGCGTACGAAATTCTGGTGTAACAGCCGTGGTGGAAGGTGTGGGCGATCACGGATGTGAATACATGACCGGCGGTGTGGTGGTTATCCTCGGTCTCACGGGACGAAACTTCGCCGCTGGCATGTCCGGTGGTATTGCCTATGTGTACGATTTGGACGGTTCCTTTAAGCCCAAGGTAAATCCAGAAAGTGTAGAACTCCTGCCGTTGGAAAGTGAGAAGGATGTGTTGCTGGTCAAGGAACTCTTGACAGATTTCATTGAGAAGACAGGCTCGAAGGTGGCAAAGGAGTTGCTGGATAACTGGGCCGAAGCCCAGGGCAAGTTCGTCAAGGTCTTCCCGTATGAATACCAAAAGGCTCTGAAGGACATGGCCGAACAGCAGGCAGTGGAGCAGCCACTAAAGTCCGCCATCgagaatggaaatggaaagcaTGAGCCGCACATCAAGGACATCGAGGAGTCCATTCAGGATGTGGTGCTCGAGCAGAAGCGTGCCGATCGCGTGCTGGACAAGACCCGTGGCTTCGTAAAGTACAAGAGGGAATCCGCTCCCTACCGTGATGCTGGAGAACGACAGAAGGATTGGAATGAAGTCTACAACTTCCCACATGTGCGCAAGAACCTCAAGGTTCAAGCAGCTCGCTGCATGGAATGCGGTGTGCCCTTCTGTCAGTCCAACTCCACAGGCTGTCCACTCGGTAACATCATTCCCAAGTGGAACGACCTCGTGTTCCACGGCGAGTGGCAGGAGGCTCTGCGTCAACTGCTGCAGACCAACAACTTCCCAGAGTTCACCGGTCGAGTATGCCCCGCTCCCTGCGAGGGATCCTGCGTTCTGGGCATCTCCGAACCAGCAGTAACGATCAAGAACATCGAATGCGCCATCATCGATCATGCCTTCGAGCAGGGCTGGATTAAGCCAGAGATCCCTGAAGTTCGCACTGGCAAACGGGTGGCGATTGTGGGATCAGGACCTTCCGGCTTGGCTGCCTCACAGCAGCTGAACCGTGCCGGTCACTTTGTCACCGTCTTTGAGCGCAACGATCGCGTTGGTGGACTTTTGCAGTATGGTATTCCCACGATGAAGCTGTCTAAGGAGGTGGTCAAGCGGCGGGTTGATCTGATGGCTGACGAGGGTATCGAGTTCCGCACCAATGTCCATGTGGGCAAGGACCTCAAGGCCGAGCAACTACTGCAGGAGTaagtataattgaatatttaaggTGGTCCAGATTGCAGTGATTGGGTCAACACAGTCCTCAAATTTTAATGGAATAATATGTCTAAAACAcctttatttattacacttGAACTTTCTAACAGGTACGATGCCGTCCTTCTGACCACTGGCTCCACTTGGCCTCGTGACTTGCCGCTGGCCAACCGTGACCTGAAGGGCATTCACTTTGCCATGGAGTTCCTGGAGGcgcagcagaagaagcagctGGGCGGCAAGAATGACATCATTTCTGCCGCTGGCAAAAATGTGATTATCATCGGCGGTGGAGATACAGGATGCGATTGCATTGCCACGTCGTTGCGTCAAGGCGCCAAGAGCATCACTACATTCGAGATCCTTCCGGAACCCCCACAGAAGCGTGCTGAGGACAACCCCTGGCCCCAGTGGCCGAAGGTCTTCCGCGTGGATTACGGACACGAGGAGGTGAAGCTCAAGTGGGGCAAGGACCCGCGTCAGtactgcaccaccaccaaggaGTTCGTGGGTGAAAATGGAGCCATTAAGGGCGTGAACACCGTCGAGGTGGAGTGGACCAAGACGGAAACGGGCCAGTGGCGCATGCAGGAGGTGGCCGGATCGGAGAAGTACTTCCCCGCAGACCTCATCCTCCTGGCCATGGGCTTCCTGGGGCCGGAGAAGACGGTGCCGAGCGAACTGGGCCTGGAGCTAGACCCGCGTGGCAACATCAAGGCATCCAACGGACAGTATGGCACCTCGAACTCCAAGGTCTTCGCGGCAGGAGGTAAGTTTTTCGTTTCATAAGTACTCTTTAAATGATCGTAcgtatttttgaaaatgcaaaGTTCTTAAGTTCCAAATCAATCATTTGTTATTAAAACTCTAATGATTCTTATATTTCAACTTCAACCAATTGTTAATTTACGTTAATTCCTTTGCAGATTGCCGGCGTGGCCAGTCGCTGGTCGTCTGGGCCATTACCGAGGGTCGTCAGGCCGCACGCCAAGTGGATTCCTATCTGACCGGCCGTCCAAGCGGGCTACCAGGACCTGGTGGCGTCATCGGAACATCGTAAAGAGGATCTGCAGAGGCAGCCAGAGCAGCTAATATCAAGTTTTGTGTGCGTGCATCGTCCTTAGCCTATAGAGCGAAATTCTTTACCGAtttgtgatttttattttcgcgaCTTTAGTTTAGATTACACTAAAAAGACTTGAGTTTTTTACacaccaaaccaaaaccaaacacgtttcatttagttttattttcttcgcaAAGCTGGCTGGGAATCGTTAGTGGTTCGTCGAGATGCCCTCCATGGGTGATGATATGCTGCGGCAGAAGTCAATTAAGAGTGCAAACTGAAATGCTGATTGAAGCCAATCGAATACTTATATATCTTAAAGGAAATCGAATATCCAACAAAAAACCTAAGGACAATAACTAGAAACTTACCGTTATcgttaaacaaaaacattaattgaacattaaatatttagaaaatgcattttttcaaTGTTGTTTAACTTGTGTTGCCTGTTCTACGCTAAAGATATATATGAAGTGAAAATTGATATGCTGATCTCCACCCTCCTATATACAATCCATAAATCGTATATGCAGACAGAGAAATGTATTAAACTCGGCCAATATCGAAACGCATTTTTTTAGatgttgtttgtgtgttttgaaCTGCATTCGATCGTTGACCGCAAAAGTAACTAAGTGGCTGTTGTTAAAACAAATGTGCTCTTTGGCAGTTATATGTATGAATACAAAGAAATACACAATTTATACCTATTTAACCCAAATGTATACCCTTATACATACATCtctatatgaatatatttatgtgcaaGTATttgatgaaataaatattcaaattattaaaaagcaTTTGTCTGACGAGTCGATATTTGGGTAGAATACGAGAAAtgtgttttacattttatgcGGGGAAAATAAAGTGAAACCTATTTATTAATCATATTAAAAGAGAGGAATCTCTTGGATACATTTTGAAGCT
This genomic interval from Drosophila teissieri strain GT53w chromosome 3L, Prin_Dtei_1.1, whole genome shotgun sequence contains the following:
- the LOC122615511 gene encoding glutamate synthase [NADH], amyloplastic isoform X1; its protein translation is MAPTITDNCEFECATVEATTTSATTIGESDYFDSSAIGGSSDNFEESNELHLNGQQDQDVQEEQQQQQQMPWEAPGKQGLYDPQNEHEACGVGFIVAIDGKRSHKILRDAQTLSERMNHRGACACDNDTGDGAGVLASIPHGLYFKALAKQGQTLPELGDYATGIFYLDEAQHAAAEKEFDDLAKSLGLEVIAWRTVPANQSAIGVVARKSEPLSRQVFVRRPAGSDEKAFERQVFVLRKRASHELIKPGRRFYICSLSDRTVVYKGLFTSDQLWDYYTDLKDPEFETYLALVHTRFSTNTFPSWERAHPLRVLAHNGEINTLRGNVNLMKAREGVMQSELFGDQLKKLYPVVEPNLSDSGSFDCVLEFLTMASDRSLPESVMTMVPEAWQNDKTMPQEKRDFYQWAACVMEPWDGPALISFTDGRYIGAVLDRNGLRPSRFYVTKENVLVMASEVGVYDVDPSQVTLKSRLKPGRMLLVDTKEKKLIQDIELKSKIAKSRPHSEWLQQKMITLDEIRNANVLNTPPVDELAKLPASQRGIFDPRLSLFGYTTETVNMLLIPMFKNKKEALGSMGNDAPLACLSNFQPIPYEYFKQLFAQVTNPPIDPFREKVVMSMQCPLGPEANLLQPSAQQVHRIWLTNPILSIPDTQLLKRNTHRGWRTKVLDITFQYNEGVQGYIDAIDRVCREGYAAAQAGYQLLVVSDRGAGIDGKVAVSALLALGALHHHLIETLQRMKVGIVVETAEAREVHHICVLLGYGADAICPYLAFELAQALRDDGVIGPEVNDKQIYAAYAQAIDTGIAKVMAKMGISTLQSYKSAQIFEAVGLGSDLVTKCFRGTQSRIGGVTLEILAKEGLQRYQLTYGKATPDTRILRNPGQYHWRHGGEAHINEPSSIGSLQEAAVNKNLDAFEAFKKTTLDSVKKCALRGQLEFVTDRQSIDISEVEPASEIVKRFATGAMSFGSISLEAHQTLSITMNRIGGKSNTGEGGEDSDRYLNQDPNHSRRSAIKQVASGRFGVTASYLANADDLQIKMAQGAKPGEGGELPGYKVTKDIAKTRKSVPGVGLISPPPHHDIYSIEDLAELIYDLKCSNPNARISVKLVSEVGVGVVASGVAKGKAEHIVISGHDGGTGASSWTGIKNAGLPWELGVAETHQVLVLNNLRSRVIVQADGQLRTGFDVVVAALLGADEFGFSTAPLIVMGCTMMRKCHLNTCPVGIATQDPELRKKFTGKPEHVINFFFMLAEDIRKIMAGLGIRKFQDLIGRTDLLRVASQRDAKASNLDLKLLLQPALELRPGTNIVGGSVKQDFQLEKRSDNELIAKAQQIFSGADDNVTVKMRIHNEERAFGSTLSYHIACKYGEAGLPAGKSIDIFLEGSAGQSFCAFLARGVNVTLKGDANDYVGKGLCGGNVVITPQDTVPFESHLNVIVGNVCLYGATEGTAYFRGIASERFCVRNSGVTAVVEGVGDHGCEYMTGGVVVILGLTGRNFAAGMSGGIAYVYDLDGSFKPKVNPESVELLPLESEKDVLLVKELLTDFIEKTGSKVAKELLDNWAEAQGKFVKVFPYEYQKALKDMAEQQAVEQPLKSAIENGNGKHEPHIKDIEESIQDVVLEQKRADRVLDKTRGFVKYKRESAPYRDAGERQKDWNEVYNFPHVRKNLKVQAARCMECGVPFCQSNSTGCPLGNIIPKWNDLVFHGEWQEALRQLLQTNNFPEFTGRVCPAPCEGSCVLGISEPAVTIKNIECAIIDHAFEQGWIKPEIPEVRTGKRVAIVGSGPSGLAASQQLNRAGHFVTVFERNDRVGGLLQYGIPTMKLSKEVVKRRVDLMADEGIEFRTNVHVGKDLKAEQLLQEYDAVLLTTGSTWPRDLPLANRDLKGIHFAMEFLEAQQKKQLGGKNDIISAAGKNVIIIGGGDTGCDCIATSLRQGAKSITTFEILPEPPQKRAEDNPWPQWPKVFRVDYGHEEVKLKWGKDPRQYCTTTKEFVGENGAIKGVNTVEVEWTKTETGQWRMQEVAGSEKYFPADLILLAMGFLGPEKTVPSELGLELDPRGNIKASNGQYGTSNSKVFAAGDCRRGQSLVVWAITEGRQAARQVDSYLTGRPSGLPGPGGVIGTS
- the LOC122615511 gene encoding glutamate synthase [NADH], amyloplastic isoform X2, producing MAPTITDNCEFECATVEATTTSATTIGESDYFDSSAIGGSSDNFEESNELHLNGQQDQDVQEEQQQQQQMPWEAPGKQGLYDPQNEHEACGVGFIVAIDGKRSHKILRDAQTLSERMNHRGACACDNDTGDGAGVLASIPHGLYFKALAKQGQTLPELGDYATGIFYLDEAQHAAAEKEFDDLAKSLGLEVIAWRTVPANQSAIGVVARKSEPLSRQVFVRRPAGSDEKAFERQVFVLRKRASHELIKPGRRFYICSLSDRTVVYKGLFTSDQLWDYYTDLKDPEFETYLALVHTRFSTNTFPSWERAHPLRVLAHNGEINTLRGNVNLMKAREGVMQSELFGDQLKKLYPVVEPNLSDSGSFDCVLEFLTMASDRSLPESVMTMVPEAWQNDKTMPQEKRDFYQWAACVMEPWDGPALISFTDGRYIGAVLDRNGLRPSRFYVTKENVLVMASEVGVYDVDPSQVTLKSRLKPGRMLLVDTKEKKLIQDIELKSKIAKSRPHSEWLQQKITLDEIRNANVLNTPPVDELAKLPASQRGIFDPRLSLFGYTTETVNMLLIPMFKNKKEALGSMGNDAPLACLSNFQPIPYEYFKQLFAQVTNPPIDPFREKVVMSMQCPLGPEANLLQPSAQQVHRIWLTNPILSIPDTQLLKRNTHRGWRTKVLDITFQYNEGVQGYIDAIDRVCREGYAAAQAGYQLLVVSDRGAGIDGKVAVSALLALGALHHHLIETLQRMKVGIVVETAEAREVHHICVLLGYGADAICPYLAFELAQALRDDGVIGPEVNDKQIYAAYAQAIDTGIAKVMAKMGISTLQSYKSAQIFEAVGLGSDLVTKCFRGTQSRIGGVTLEILAKEGLQRYQLTYGKATPDTRILRNPGQYHWRHGGEAHINEPSSIGSLQEAAVNKNLDAFEAFKKTTLDSVKKCALRGQLEFVTDRQSIDISEVEPASEIVKRFATGAMSFGSISLEAHQTLSITMNRIGGKSNTGEGGEDSDRYLNQDPNHSRRSAIKQVASGRFGVTASYLANADDLQIKMAQGAKPGEGGELPGYKVTKDIAKTRKSVPGVGLISPPPHHDIYSIEDLAELIYDLKCSNPNARISVKLVSEVGVGVVASGVAKGKAEHIVISGHDGGTGASSWTGIKNAGLPWELGVAETHQVLVLNNLRSRVIVQADGQLRTGFDVVVAALLGADEFGFSTAPLIVMGCTMMRKCHLNTCPVGIATQDPELRKKFTGKPEHVINFFFMLAEDIRKIMAGLGIRKFQDLIGRTDLLRVASQRDAKASNLDLKLLLQPALELRPGTNIVGGSVKQDFQLEKRSDNELIAKAQQIFSGADDNVTVKMRIHNEERAFGSTLSYHIACKYGEAGLPAGKSIDIFLEGSAGQSFCAFLARGVNVTLKGDANDYVGKGLCGGNVVITPQDTVPFESHLNVIVGNVCLYGATEGTAYFRGIASERFCVRNSGVTAVVEGVGDHGCEYMTGGVVVILGLTGRNFAAGMSGGIAYVYDLDGSFKPKVNPESVELLPLESEKDVLLVKELLTDFIEKTGSKVAKELLDNWAEAQGKFVKVFPYEYQKALKDMAEQQAVEQPLKSAIENGNGKHEPHIKDIEESIQDVVLEQKRADRVLDKTRGFVKYKRESAPYRDAGERQKDWNEVYNFPHVRKNLKVQAARCMECGVPFCQSNSTGCPLGNIIPKWNDLVFHGEWQEALRQLLQTNNFPEFTGRVCPAPCEGSCVLGISEPAVTIKNIECAIIDHAFEQGWIKPEIPEVRTGKRVAIVGSGPSGLAASQQLNRAGHFVTVFERNDRVGGLLQYGIPTMKLSKEVVKRRVDLMADEGIEFRTNVHVGKDLKAEQLLQEYDAVLLTTGSTWPRDLPLANRDLKGIHFAMEFLEAQQKKQLGGKNDIISAAGKNVIIIGGGDTGCDCIATSLRQGAKSITTFEILPEPPQKRAEDNPWPQWPKVFRVDYGHEEVKLKWGKDPRQYCTTTKEFVGENGAIKGVNTVEVEWTKTETGQWRMQEVAGSEKYFPADLILLAMGFLGPEKTVPSELGLELDPRGNIKASNGQYGTSNSKVFAAGDCRRGQSLVVWAITEGRQAARQVDSYLTGRPSGLPGPGGVIGTS